A DNA window from Maribellus comscasis contains the following coding sequences:
- a CDS encoding L-rhamnose isomerase, whose translation MKKENVEKAYLLAKELYAELGVNTDEVLQKMKDVNISLHCWQTDDVGGFETADGELSGGIQATGNYPGKATTIEQMRADLEKVLSLLPGKQRLNLHAIYGDFQGEKVDRDEIEVKHFQSWIDWCKAQGIGMDFNATCFSHDRAADGFTLSSKNEENRRFWVEHVKRCRAISAEAGKQLGTPCVHNTWIPDGSKDVPVDRNGHRVLLKKSLDEAMAIDYPKEHMKDAVESKLFGIGVESMTVGSHDFYLGYAIKNNKLICLDNGHFHPTEQVGDKISACLQFLDEVLLHVTRPIRWDSDHVVTLNEDVQLIASEIVRNNFLSRVNIGLDFFDASINRIGAYVVGTRAAQKAFMIAMLEPTSKLIQYEEAGHNFERLALLEELKTKPFGAVWDYYCLQEGVAVGEDYIAEIQQYEKEFLEKR comes from the coding sequence ATGAAGAAAGAAAATGTTGAAAAGGCCTATTTGCTGGCCAAAGAACTATACGCAGAACTTGGTGTAAACACCGATGAGGTTTTGCAAAAAATGAAAGACGTAAATATTTCTCTCCATTGTTGGCAAACCGATGATGTTGGTGGTTTTGAAACTGCTGATGGTGAACTTTCAGGTGGAATTCAGGCTACGGGAAATTATCCGGGGAAAGCCACGACAATAGAACAAATGCGAGCTGATTTAGAGAAGGTTTTATCACTTCTTCCTGGAAAACAACGTTTGAATTTACATGCTATCTACGGCGATTTTCAAGGTGAGAAAGTGGATCGCGATGAAATTGAAGTTAAACATTTTCAGAGTTGGATTGATTGGTGTAAAGCGCAAGGTATTGGAATGGATTTTAACGCCACCTGTTTTTCACACGACCGCGCTGCAGACGGTTTTACGCTCTCAAGTAAAAATGAAGAAAACCGCCGGTTTTGGGTGGAACATGTAAAACGTTGCCGTGCCATTTCTGCGGAAGCTGGAAAACAGTTGGGGACCCCGTGTGTGCACAACACCTGGATTCCCGATGGCTCGAAAGACGTTCCGGTTGACCGAAACGGACATCGTGTTCTTTTGAAAAAATCATTGGATGAAGCAATGGCAATTGATTATCCAAAGGAACACATGAAAGATGCAGTTGAAAGTAAACTTTTTGGAATTGGTGTAGAATCGATGACGGTTGGCTCACACGACTTTTATCTGGGATACGCCATTAAAAACAATAAACTTATTTGTTTGGATAATGGTCATTTCCATCCAACGGAACAGGTAGGAGATAAAATATCTGCATGTCTTCAGTTTTTAGATGAGGTTTTACTTCATGTAACCCGCCCGATTCGTTGGGATTCGGATCACGTGGTAACCTTAAATGAAGATGTTCAGTTAATTGCTTCGGAAATTGTACGCAATAATTTCCTGAGCCGTGTAAATATTGGTCTAGACTTTTTTGATGCTTCCATCAACCGTATCGGAGCTTATGTAGTTGGAACACGTGCCGCACAAAAAGCATTTATGATTGCCATGTTGGAGCCGACTTCAAAATTAATTCAATATGAAGAAGCCGGGCATAATTTTGAGCGTTTGGCGTTGCTGGAGGAGCTGAAAACCAAGCCTTTTGGTGCGGTTTGGGATTACTATTGTTTGCAGGAAGGTGTTGCCGTAGGAGAAGACTATATTGCTGAAATACAACAATATGAAAAAGAATTTTTAGAGAAAAGGTAG